Proteins co-encoded in one Timaviella obliquedivisa GSE-PSE-MK23-08B genomic window:
- a CDS encoding DUF937 domain-containing protein, which yields MGLLDQLMGAVSNPNQQANPDQLGAIFNAVQQISGNQGVAPSATQSVLSALGGHVKMALQQQQQTNGADGVASMVSQLSGTAPSAGALNAIFGGNQQQVVQSVSQQSGVNANTIQAMLPALIPVIMSMLQSGAMTQGGAPGASGGNPLLNAFLDGDQDGDTDLGDLMSIAGRFMR from the coding sequence ATGGGACTTTTAGATCAACTCATGGGTGCAGTCAGCAATCCTAACCAGCAAGCTAACCCTGACCAGCTTGGCGCTATTTTCAATGCAGTTCAACAAATATCTGGAAATCAGGGCGTTGCTCCATCTGCAACCCAGTCGGTGTTATCGGCGCTGGGCGGTCATGTCAAAATGGCTTTGCAGCAGCAACAGCAGACCAATGGCGCAGACGGAGTCGCATCAATGGTGAGTCAACTGAGCGGCACAGCCCCTAGTGCAGGAGCGCTGAATGCAATTTTTGGCGGCAATCAGCAGCAGGTGGTTCAGTCGGTGTCACAGCAATCGGGCGTTAATGCCAACACCATTCAGGCGATGCTGCCTGCTTTAATTCCTGTAATTATGAGTATGTTGCAATCTGGAGCTATGACCCAGGGTGGTGCGCCGGGTGCGAGTGGTGGAAATCCCTTATTAAATGCTTTCTTGGATGGCGATCAGGATGGAGATACTGATTTAGGGGATCTAATGTCGATCGCTGGCAGGTTCATGCGATAG
- a CDS encoding response regulator transcription factor: MNIPSETSSIRVLIVEDDPMMQLGLEQSLSNAEGLTVVGQAEDGYRAIEAATRLLPDVIVMDIGLPRMDGIAATQKIKATLPTVRVVMLTSHTANNEVIAALASGADAYCVKGTSVDGLIRAIASAHEGASYLDPIVARQVMEQLKPPHSSAESTAVGQLSPREVEVLKLMVEGRSNPEIATVLYLSPNTVKTHVRGIMNKLAVDDRVQAAVVALRAGLV, from the coding sequence ATGAATATCCCCTCTGAAACATCCTCCATTCGGGTCTTAATTGTTGAAGATGATCCAATGATGCAGTTGGGCTTAGAACAGTCTCTCTCTAATGCTGAAGGTCTAACTGTTGTGGGACAAGCAGAGGACGGTTATCGAGCAATAGAAGCGGCTACGAGACTTCTGCCAGACGTGATTGTGATGGATATTGGCTTGCCCCGGATGGATGGCATCGCCGCAACCCAGAAAATTAAGGCAACATTGCCCACTGTACGAGTAGTCATGCTAACGTCTCATACTGCTAATAATGAGGTAATTGCTGCTCTAGCCAGTGGGGCAGATGCTTACTGCGTCAAGGGAACAAGCGTGGATGGACTGATACGGGCGATCGCATCTGCCCATGAAGGAGCCAGCTACCTCGATCCGATCGTTGCTCGTCAAGTGATGGAGCAACTCAAGCCCCCCCATAGCAGTGCTGAATCTACGGCTGTAGGACAGCTTTCACCCCGAGAAGTAGAAGTGCTGAAGCTGATGGTCGAAGGGCGCAGTAACCCCGAAATTGCAACAGTTTTGTACCTTAGCCCCAATACAGTTAAGACTCATGTCCGAGGCATCATGAACAAGCTTGCGGTAGACGATCGGGTACAGGCGGCAGTTGTGGCTCTTCGCGCTGGATTAGTTTGA
- a CDS encoding AAA family ATPase produces the protein MFQPLPSFYDPENCRNESEVESKFIVQYLLPALGYPPETWHQEVTFENIRLDFLAIASTLFGWNGHLMVVIEAKHPKQNLSHHVRKFRRYLDELNVRYGLLTNGRQIRIYERTSEGLHLRLQILGQEVPQRIDELQALVGRQALQQKPLPSPSDFPISKQQEKQPMKTIAIYHNKGGVGKTTTVVNLAAALSKQKKRVLVIDLDSQANTTFATGLVKFQDELSDTIKSNYVYHVIVEKNKFPIHEVVRRSDFTTPPFDVLPSHIDFMEHEQELIQLPAALTRLVKKLKDVENSYDIVLIDTPPSLNLYARIALISADYLLIPSDLRPFANEGLRNVWRFVTDVNEFRESMGRSALEILGVLPSKISTAAKFVEYTLPKMEAIVSSQYGFSLLKSRIFERRDTSAAVEQSIEIGDLEIPNPTSILDYKPNSQAAEEFEELAQEVLSLIQS, from the coding sequence ATGTTTCAACCCTTGCCTAGTTTCTATGATCCAGAGAACTGTAGAAATGAGTCGGAGGTTGAGAGTAAATTTATTGTTCAGTATTTGTTGCCTGCTTTAGGCTACCCGCCGGAAACTTGGCATCAAGAAGTTACGTTTGAAAATATTCGCTTAGATTTTTTGGCGATTGCTTCCACGCTGTTCGGCTGGAACGGTCATCTGATGGTCGTCATTGAGGCAAAGCATCCTAAGCAAAACCTGTCGCACCATGTTCGGAAGTTTCGCCGTTACCTTGATGAATTAAATGTGCGTTATGGCTTGTTAACCAACGGTCGGCAAATCAGAATCTATGAGCGCACCTCAGAAGGATTGCATCTACGGCTACAAATTTTAGGACAGGAAGTTCCTCAGCGAATTGATGAACTACAAGCATTAGTTGGCAGACAAGCTTTACAGCAAAAGCCGCTGCCTTCGCCCTCAGATTTTCCCATTTCAAAACAGCAGGAAAAGCAACCCATGAAAACGATCGCGATTTATCACAACAAAGGTGGCGTTGGCAAAACTACTACGGTCGTTAACCTAGCCGCCGCTTTAAGTAAACAGAAAAAGCGAGTACTAGTAATTGACTTGGACAGCCAAGCAAACACTACGTTCGCAACTGGGCTGGTAAAGTTCCAAGACGAGTTGAGCGATACGATCAAAAGTAACTACGTCTATCACGTCATTGTTGAGAAGAACAAATTCCCGATTCACGAAGTTGTCCGGCGCTCAGATTTTACAACTCCTCCTTTTGATGTACTTCCCAGCCATATTGACTTCATGGAGCATGAGCAGGAGCTAATTCAACTTCCAGCGGCATTAACTCGTTTGGTTAAGAAGCTTAAAGATGTAGAAAACTCCTACGATATTGTTTTAATTGACACACCACCATCCCTAAATCTCTATGCCCGAATTGCGCTGATTTCCGCAGATTATCTGCTCATTCCTTCTGATTTACGCCCTTTTGCTAATGAAGGACTTCGGAATGTATGGCGGTTCGTGACTGATGTTAACGAGTTTCGAGAGTCGATGGGTCGGAGTGCTTTAGAAATATTAGGAGTACTGCCTTCTAAGATCAGCACTGCCGCTAAGTTTGTAGAATACACTTTACCAAAAATGGAAGCCATCGTCAGTTCACAGTATGGGTTCTCACTGCTTAAATCAAGAATTTTCGAGCGCCGTGATACGTCCGCAGCCGTGGAGCAGTCTATAGAGATCGGTGATTTGGAGATTCCGAATCCAACCTCAATTTTGGACTACAAACCAAATTCTCAAGCCGCAGAAGAGTTTGAAGAACTAGCACAAGAAGTGCTGAGCTTAATCCAATCTTGA
- the typA gene encoding translational GTPase TypA has product MTLPIRNVAIIAHVDHGKTTLVDALLKQSGTFREGEEVPICVMDSNTLERERGITILSKNTAVNYGDTLINIVDTPGHADFGGEVERVLGMVDGCILIVDANEGPMPQTRFVLKKALEKGLRPIVVVNKIDRPQADPHGAVDKVLDLFLELGADDAQCEFPYLFASGLAGYSKDRMDEEGTDMKPMFNAILNHVPPPVGDPLKPLQLQVTTLDYSDYLGRIVIGRIHNGEIRMGQQAALVTETGAIVKARVTKLLGFKGLNRIEIESATAGNIIAVAGFADANIGETITDPNNPQALPLIKVDEPTLQMTFLVNDSPFAGQEGKFVTSRQLRDRLFRELETNVALRVEEADSPDRFSVAGRGELHLGILIETMRREGYEFQVSQPKVIYREVSGQPCEPFEQLVLDVPEDSVGGCIERLGQRKGEMQDMQVSANGGRTQLEFIIAARGLIGFRGEFMRLTRGDGIMNHSFLDYRPITAAIDARRNGVLISFEEGTSTAYSMKNAEDRGAFFISPGTKVYKGMIVGEHNRQQDLEINICKSKQLTNHRASGGEELVQLQTPIDMGLERALEYIGPDELLEVTPDSIRLRKMSKKLVKR; this is encoded by the coding sequence ATGACTCTGCCTATTCGCAATGTTGCCATCATTGCCCACGTTGACCACGGCAAAACAACTCTGGTTGATGCACTGTTGAAACAATCCGGCACATTTCGAGAGGGCGAAGAGGTTCCGATCTGTGTAATGGATTCCAATACCCTGGAGCGAGAACGGGGCATTACTATTTTGTCTAAGAACACTGCCGTTAACTATGGTGACACCTTAATTAACATTGTAGATACCCCCGGACACGCCGATTTTGGTGGCGAAGTGGAACGGGTTTTGGGCATGGTAGACGGCTGCATCTTAATCGTCGATGCGAACGAAGGTCCTATGCCTCAGACTCGCTTTGTCCTTAAAAAAGCGTTAGAAAAAGGCTTACGTCCCATCGTAGTAGTCAACAAAATCGATCGCCCCCAAGCCGACCCTCACGGAGCCGTTGATAAGGTTCTTGACTTGTTCTTAGAGCTAGGCGCAGATGATGCTCAGTGCGAGTTCCCTTACCTGTTTGCATCGGGCTTGGCGGGCTACTCCAAGGATCGGATGGATGAAGAAGGAACGGACATGAAGCCCATGTTCAACGCCATTCTTAACCATGTACCGCCTCCGGTGGGCGATCCGCTGAAGCCTTTGCAGTTGCAAGTGACAACGCTAGATTACTCTGATTACTTGGGGCGAATTGTCATTGGGAGAATTCACAATGGCGAAATTAGAATGGGTCAGCAGGCGGCGCTGGTGACTGAAACAGGGGCGATCGTTAAAGCCAGAGTTACAAAGCTACTGGGTTTCAAAGGTTTGAACCGAATCGAAATTGAGTCAGCCACGGCTGGCAACATTATTGCAGTTGCAGGTTTTGCTGACGCTAACATTGGCGAAACTATTACTGACCCTAACAATCCTCAAGCCTTGCCGCTGATTAAGGTGGATGAGCCAACGTTGCAGATGACTTTCTTAGTAAATGATTCGCCGTTTGCGGGTCAGGAAGGTAAGTTTGTCACGTCGCGGCAGTTGCGCGATCGCCTGTTCCGTGAGCTAGAAACCAACGTTGCGCTGCGAGTGGAAGAAGCCGATTCTCCCGATCGCTTTTCTGTGGCAGGTCGAGGTGAACTACACCTGGGTATTTTGATTGAAACTATGCGCCGTGAAGGCTACGAGTTCCAAGTTTCCCAACCCAAGGTCATTTACCGCGAAGTCAGTGGTCAACCCTGCGAACCCTTCGAGCAACTCGTTCTTGATGTGCCCGAAGATAGCGTCGGCGGCTGTATTGAGCGATTGGGTCAACGCAAAGGCGAAATGCAAGACATGCAGGTCAGTGCCAACGGCGGTCGCACCCAGCTAGAGTTTATTATTGCAGCACGGGGCTTGATTGGTTTCCGGGGTGAGTTCATGCGCTTAACCCGTGGTGACGGCATCATGAACCACAGCTTCCTCGACTATCGACCCATTACTGCTGCGATCGATGCTCGTCGGAATGGGGTGCTAATTTCTTTTGAAGAAGGCACTTCGACTGCTTACTCCATGAAGAATGCTGAAGATCGAGGTGCATTCTTTATCTCTCCTGGAACCAAGGTCTACAAGGGCATGATTGTGGGCGAACATAACCGCCAGCAAGACCTGGAGATCAACATTTGTAAGTCTAAGCAACTTACAAACCACCGCGCATCGGGCGGTGAAGAGCTAGTGCAGCTTCAAACTCCGATCGATATGGGTCTGGAGCGGGCGCTGGAGTACATTGGACCAGATGAGCTTTTAGAAGTTACCCCAGATTCTATTCGTTTGCGAAAGATGTCTAAGAAACTAGTTAAGCGTTAG
- the psaC gene encoding photosystem I iron-sulfur center protein PsaC, which translates to MSHSVKIYDTCIGCTQCVRACPTDVLEMVPWDGCKAAQIASSPRTEDCVGCKRCETACPTDFLSIRVYLGAETTRSMGLAY; encoded by the coding sequence ATGTCTCATTCAGTCAAAATCTACGATACCTGTATTGGATGCACCCAGTGCGTTCGTGCTTGCCCTACTGACGTTCTGGAGATGGTTCCTTGGGACGGCTGCAAGGCTGCACAGATTGCTTCTTCGCCTCGCACAGAAGACTGTGTAGGCTGCAAGCGGTGCGAAACAGCTTGCCCAACCGACTTCCTCAGCATCCGGGTTTACCTGGGCGCAGAAACCACCCGTAGCATGGGTCTGGCTTACTAG
- the truB gene encoding tRNA pseudouridine(55) synthase TruB, with amino-acid sequence MNGFLNLNKPFGLTSHDCVARVRRLLHLKRVGHGGTLDPAAIGVLPIAVGRATRLLQYLSHDKAYRATVRFGVRTATDDMAGEVLAADPCPHLTLPEVQKFRPQFLGKIQQIPPSYSAIQVGGKRLYELARAGEAVEAPVRTVEIFDIEILDWRSGDYPELDVAIACGTGTYIRAIARDWGDMLGLGGTLSALERTLSSGFALPHSLTLESLAEQIEMGTFEAIAPDLALQHIPQLTLGAEVSKRWCQGQKIASDGSINLGFYQVRHEDGNFLGIGEQVEAGEELLLIPKMVWAE; translated from the coding sequence ATGAACGGTTTTCTCAATCTGAATAAGCCCTTCGGACTCACCTCCCACGACTGCGTGGCACGGGTACGAAGGTTGCTACACCTTAAACGAGTGGGGCACGGCGGCACGCTTGATCCAGCGGCGATCGGGGTTTTGCCGATCGCTGTCGGTCGGGCAACTCGCCTGCTGCAATATCTGTCGCACGATAAGGCATATCGGGCGACGGTGCGGTTTGGGGTGCGAACGGCAACGGATGACATGGCGGGAGAAGTGCTGGCGGCTGATCCCTGCCCGCATTTGACCTTGCCCGAAGTGCAGAAGTTTCGGCCCCAGTTTCTCGGTAAAATCCAGCAAATTCCGCCCAGCTACAGCGCCATTCAAGTCGGCGGTAAGCGGCTGTATGAGTTGGCGCGCGCCGGAGAAGCGGTGGAGGCTCCGGTACGAACGGTGGAGATTTTTGATATTGAGATACTGGACTGGCGATCGGGAGATTATCCAGAGTTAGACGTAGCGATCGCGTGTGGTACAGGTACGTATATTCGGGCGATCGCGCGGGATTGGGGCGATATGCTGGGCTTGGGCGGTACGCTGTCGGCATTAGAGCGGACTCTTAGCAGTGGGTTTGCTCTGCCCCATAGTTTGACATTAGAAAGTTTGGCTGAGCAAATAGAAATGGGAACGTTTGAGGCGATCGCGCCTGACCTGGCATTGCAACATATCCCGCAATTAACTCTGGGGGCAGAAGTTTCAAAACGCTGGTGCCAGGGTCAAAAGATTGCAAGTGATGGCTCCATTAATCTAGGCTTCTACCAAGTTCGTCATGAAGACGGAAATTTTCTGGGAATTGGGGAACAGGTTGAAGCTGGGGAAGAACTTTTACTAATTCCTAAAATGGTATGGGCGGAATAA
- a CDS encoding family 10 glycosylhydrolase — MGSQKTLSRIGIWGREGFLTGISRRLMLVITGLAVALIVHLPLAAIAQEASNLPVSELRGVWLTDVDSDVLFSKRNLKQGIERLESLKFNTIYPTVWNEGYTLYPSEVAERVTGIKLDPDPRLEGRDVLKEAIELGHKKNLTVIPWFEFGLMAPAESELVRQHPNWIGKRKDGSQIYTMHSKQMVWLNPAHPDVQDFIRDMMIEVVQKYDVDGVQLDDHFGMPVELGYDDYTIELYKKEHQGKAPPADPKNKAWMRWRASKVTDLMLTIYSGIKTRKPNCIVSVSPNPREFSYEMFLQDWASWARLGFVDELIVQVYRNDFSRYLYELADFNRPEMVSIRRRIPVSVGILTGLRVMNIDISQIQKQVQTARDRRFSGFSFFFYESLGDRDDAFQAMLIGSADRPGRVSLTRIAAPPESSQPESSQLERVERVRRERSNRPSDN, encoded by the coding sequence ATGGGGAGTCAAAAAACTTTATCAAGAATCGGGATTTGGGGCAGAGAAGGCTTCCTTACAGGCATCTCAAGGCGGCTCATGCTCGTGATCACAGGTCTAGCTGTTGCTCTCATAGTTCACTTGCCACTGGCGGCGATCGCTCAAGAGGCTTCAAATCTTCCAGTCTCAGAACTCAGAGGCGTGTGGCTTACTGACGTAGACAGCGACGTTTTATTTTCTAAACGCAATCTTAAGCAAGGTATTGAGCGTCTCGAAAGCCTCAAGTTCAACACTATTTATCCTACGGTGTGGAATGAGGGCTACACCCTTTATCCGAGCGAAGTTGCAGAACGGGTAACGGGCATTAAGCTTGACCCCGACCCTAGATTGGAGGGACGAGACGTTTTGAAGGAGGCGATCGAACTAGGGCACAAAAAAAACTTGACAGTTATTCCCTGGTTTGAATTTGGGTTAATGGCTCCGGCAGAGTCGGAACTGGTGAGACAGCACCCGAATTGGATTGGCAAACGCAAAGACGGGAGCCAAATTTACACCATGCACAGCAAGCAAATGGTGTGGCTTAACCCTGCGCATCCAGACGTTCAGGACTTTATTCGAGACATGATGATTGAGGTGGTTCAAAAGTACGATGTCGATGGTGTTCAGCTTGATGATCACTTTGGCATGCCAGTAGAGTTGGGCTACGACGATTACACGATAGAGCTTTATAAAAAGGAACACCAAGGCAAAGCACCACCGGCTGATCCCAAAAATAAGGCTTGGATGCGGTGGCGTGCCAGCAAGGTGACTGATCTGATGCTGACAATTTACTCAGGAATCAAAACACGCAAGCCCAATTGCATCGTTTCGGTGTCTCCCAATCCGAGGGAGTTTTCTTACGAGATGTTCCTACAAGACTGGGCAAGCTGGGCACGGTTGGGGTTTGTTGATGAGCTAATTGTGCAAGTTTATCGCAATGATTTCAGCCGATATTTGTATGAGCTAGCAGATTTTAACCGCCCTGAAATGGTCAGTATTCGGCGGCGCATTCCGGTAAGCGTGGGCATTTTGACGGGGCTGCGGGTAATGAACATTGACATTAGCCAAATTCAGAAACAGGTGCAAACTGCCCGCGATCGCCGTTTCTCAGGCTTCTCCTTTTTCTTTTATGAGTCGTTGGGCGATCGGGATGATGCTTTTCAAGCGATGCTCATTGGTTCAGCCGATCGTCCTGGCAGAGTTTCGCTCACTCGCATTGCGGCTCCTCCAGAATCTAGCCAGCCAGAATCTAGCCAGCTAGAGAGAGTAGAAAGAGTAAGGCGGGAGCGATCGAACCGTCCAAGCGATAACTAA
- a CDS encoding PadR family transcriptional regulator — protein sequence MTTFDDIHQFFRNPPPFYLNKELAVCYVLAVLLRRDSYGTELISLLEHEYPTYRLSDTVLYSALKFLEDANTITGYWKKVEGRGRPRRMYQISPDWQQQANELSRLWQSYAGKSVQAASH from the coding sequence ATGACTACATTCGACGATATTCACCAATTCTTCCGTAATCCACCCCCGTTCTATCTCAACAAAGAACTAGCAGTCTGCTATGTGCTGGCTGTGCTACTTCGTCGAGATTCTTATGGAACCGAACTGATTAGCCTTTTAGAGCACGAGTACCCGACCTATCGCTTGTCGGATACGGTGCTCTATAGTGCTCTTAAGTTTTTGGAAGATGCCAACACCATTACGGGTTACTGGAAAAAAGTTGAGGGTCGGGGTCGTCCTCGACGGATGTACCAAATTAGTCCTGACTGGCAACAGCAGGCGAATGAACTCTCTCGTCTTTGGCAAAGTTATGCTGGTAAATCTGTTCAAGCAGCATCGCATTAG
- a CDS encoding DUF554 domain-containing protein has translation MTLDFLGKTSGTWINVATILVGTGLGLGVRGRLPEKMQQVITQGVGLTVMVVGIGMANSLGKVQVGRWDGVILGMVAMVVGGLLGEWWRLEERLEAIGHWLKRRFKGEGGFTEGFVTASLLFCIGPMAVIGSLSNGLTGDNTVLVLKSAIDGLAAIALTSSFGIGVGFSSLPILLYQGGLSLTSGLLTLPNPATAPPVILITGVGGLIIVGTGLNLLAVTKIRLASFLPALAIALMLYWLTDRLT, from the coding sequence ATGACGCTTGATTTTTTGGGTAAAACCAGCGGAACGTGGATTAATGTCGCGACAATTCTAGTCGGTACGGGGCTGGGGTTAGGAGTGCGGGGGCGGCTGCCAGAGAAGATGCAGCAGGTCATTACTCAAGGGGTGGGGCTGACGGTAATGGTGGTGGGAATTGGCATGGCAAATAGCTTGGGGAAGGTGCAGGTAGGGCGCTGGGATGGGGTGATTTTGGGGATGGTGGCGATGGTAGTAGGAGGATTATTAGGAGAATGGTGGCGGCTAGAAGAGCGGTTAGAGGCGATCGGGCATTGGCTCAAACGAAGGTTTAAGGGCGAGGGCGGATTTACCGAGGGGTTTGTAACCGCGAGTTTGCTGTTCTGCATCGGACCGATGGCAGTAATTGGTAGCCTGAGTAATGGGTTAACCGGAGATAACACGGTGCTGGTGCTCAAGTCGGCAATTGACGGGTTGGCAGCGATCGCCCTGACCAGCAGCTTTGGCATAGGAGTCGGTTTTTCCAGCCTGCCGATTCTGCTTTATCAAGGTGGGCTTTCCCTCACTTCAGGGCTTTTAACCTTGCCCAATCCGGCTACGGCTCCACCTGTAATTTTGATTACGGGAGTCGGCGGATTAATCATTGTAGGCACCGGATTAAACTTGCTAGCCGTCACGAAAATTCGGCTAGCGTCCTTCTTGCCAGCTCTAGCGATCGCCCTGATGCTCTACTGGTTAACCGATCGATTGACTTAG
- a CDS encoding cofactor assembly of complex C subunit B, producing MSMPVLSSTVLLTALMVIGLFFFIRASTKDRIEVIRLVTQLPEEPLREKIQQYFTQRSYRIASVDAAQSLVTFEGLVRPSAFLAVFLTLIAASGSFCAALVLAYLFPQGARFFPALVVVAPVAGIFYWNKSGRQEQVALKVESLTVEGMPEQRLLTVTAHRDELAELRSALGFEIFEPLESLSGKE from the coding sequence ATCTCTATGCCTGTTCTTTCATCCACGGTTCTGCTCACTGCTTTGATGGTGATTGGGCTATTTTTCTTCATTCGTGCTTCTACCAAAGATCGCATTGAGGTCATTAGGTTAGTGACGCAATTGCCTGAGGAGCCTTTACGAGAAAAAATTCAGCAGTACTTTACCCAGCGATCGTATCGAATTGCGTCGGTAGATGCGGCTCAGAGTTTGGTAACGTTTGAGGGTCTTGTGCGTCCTAGTGCTTTTTTGGCAGTATTTCTGACGTTGATAGCTGCCAGCGGAAGTTTCTGTGCGGCGCTGGTATTGGCTTATCTGTTCCCGCAGGGGGCAAGGTTTTTCCCGGCACTGGTGGTTGTGGCTCCAGTAGCAGGTATTTTTTACTGGAATAAGTCGGGGCGGCAGGAGCAAGTTGCTTTAAAGGTGGAGTCTTTGACGGTAGAGGGAATGCCCGAGCAACGTCTGTTGACGGTAACTGCTCACCGGGATGAGTTAGCAGAGTTACGAAGCGCGCTGGGCTTTGAGATATTTGAGCCGTTGGAGTCTTTATCGGGAAAGGAATGA
- a CDS encoding prephenate/arogenate dehydrogenase produces MKIGIVGLGLIGGSLAIDLRQLGHTILGVSRSPQTCQAAIARNIAHQASPELSLLAPAEVVFLCTPIAALQSTVKQLIPHLNSATILTDVGSVKASVVEAIAPLWQNFVGGHPMAGTAESGLDAALSGLFIDRAYVLTPTSKTPPAAVEVVAEIARSLQSKVYQCHPTDHDRAVAWISHLPVMISASLISACMAEVDPTVLDLAQKFASSGFKDTSRVGGGNPELGVMMARYNQAEMVRSLYAYRHEIDQLIEQIKQGNWTELERKLEKTQGDRPSFLSR; encoded by the coding sequence ATGAAAATTGGAATTGTCGGCTTAGGACTGATTGGCGGCTCCCTGGCGATCGACCTGCGCCAACTGGGTCACACGATTTTGGGTGTCAGCCGTAGCCCTCAAACTTGCCAAGCAGCGATCGCCCGTAATATCGCTCACCAAGCCAGCCCAGAACTGAGCCTCCTTGCTCCTGCTGAAGTCGTTTTTCTTTGTACGCCGATTGCAGCCCTGCAATCTACCGTCAAACAACTGATCCCTCACCTAAACTCCGCGACTATCCTGACCGATGTAGGTTCAGTTAAAGCTTCTGTGGTTGAAGCGATCGCGCCCCTCTGGCAAAACTTTGTGGGAGGACACCCCATGGCAGGCACCGCCGAAAGTGGTCTAGATGCAGCCCTCTCAGGTCTCTTCATCGATCGCGCCTACGTCCTTACGCCCACCTCTAAGACTCCACCTGCCGCAGTAGAAGTCGTGGCTGAGATTGCCCGGTCGCTTCAGTCTAAAGTCTACCAGTGTCACCCAACTGATCACGATCGCGCCGTCGCCTGGATCTCCCATCTGCCCGTCATGATCAGCGCCAGTTTGATTTCTGCCTGCATGGCTGAGGTTGACCCAACTGTTTTAGATTTAGCTCAAAAATTTGCGAGTTCTGGCTTTAAAGATACTAGCCGAGTCGGCGGCGGTAACCCAGAGCTAGGAGTCATGATGGCACGATATAACCAGGCAGAAATGGTGCGATCGCTCTATGCCTACCGCCATGAGATCGACCAATTGATTGAACAAATAAAGCAAGGAAACTGGACAGAATTAGAGAGAAAGTTAGAGAAAACCCAGGGCGATCGTCCCTCATTCCTTTCCCGATAA
- the queG gene encoding tRNA epoxyqueuosine(34) reductase QueG — protein sequence MLNLHLLVKQKALDLGFHLVGIASVDDSIADEQLNPVDYQKKGDPCGNDEADRASCSEANTHLSTWLAAGYHADMGWMEHPQRQDIRLLMPSVQSVICVALNYYTPHDRPSGKEYAKISRYGWGRDYHRILHKKLKALALWLEAQSETQTVTPNDSIQARYYADTGAIQDKVWAERAGLGWIAKNSNVITRKYGSWVFLGEVLTNAKLTPDRPHTAHCGTCTRCLEACPTQAISPAFVVDANRCIAYHTIENRAEEIPPTIAPHLQGWVAGCDICQDVCPWNQRFAQETNVAEFQPYPQNIAPTLEAIAQITDEDWNQRFPASALRRIKPRMLRRNAQANLRNTK from the coding sequence ATGCTTAATTTGCATCTTTTAGTCAAGCAAAAAGCCCTAGATTTAGGGTTTCATTTAGTAGGAATTGCAAGTGTTGATGACTCGATCGCAGACGAGCAGTTAAACCCTGTAGACTATCAGAAGAAGGGCGACCCTTGCGGTAACGACGAAGCCGATCGTGCCTCTTGTTCGGAAGCCAACACTCACCTATCGACCTGGTTAGCAGCAGGATATCATGCGGATATGGGCTGGATGGAGCATCCTCAGAGGCAAGATATTAGACTGTTAATGCCTTCGGTACAGTCTGTAATCTGTGTGGCGCTCAATTACTATACTCCCCACGATCGCCCCTCTGGCAAAGAATACGCCAAAATTTCCCGCTATGGCTGGGGACGCGACTACCACCGGATTTTGCACAAAAAGCTAAAAGCCTTAGCCCTTTGGCTAGAAGCTCAGAGCGAAACCCAAACCGTAACTCCAAACGACTCTATTCAGGCCCGTTACTATGCCGATACTGGAGCCATTCAAGACAAAGTTTGGGCAGAACGTGCTGGACTGGGCTGGATCGCCAAAAACAGCAACGTTATCACCCGCAAATACGGCTCCTGGGTCTTTTTGGGCGAAGTCTTAACCAACGCTAAACTCACCCCCGATCGCCCTCATACTGCCCACTGTGGCACCTGCACCCGCTGCCTTGAAGCTTGCCCTACCCAAGCTATTAGCCCCGCTTTTGTAGTAGATGCAAATCGCTGCATTGCTTACCACACCATTGAAAACCGAGCCGAAGAAATTCCTCCGACGATCGCTCCTCATCTCCAGGGTTGGGTTGCAGGTTGCGACATTTGCCAAGATGTTTGTCCCTGGAACCAACGCTTTGCCCAAGAAACCAACGTTGCCGAATTTCAGCCCTATCCCCAAAACATTGCCCCAACGTTAGAAGCGATCGCCCAGATTACTGATGAAGATTGGAACCAACGATTTCCTGCCTCGGCTTTGCGCCGCATCAAGCCTCGGATGCTCAGACGCAATGCTCAAGCAAATTTGAGAAATACAAAATGA